From Myxocyprinus asiaticus isolate MX2 ecotype Aquarium Trade chromosome 25, UBuf_Myxa_2, whole genome shotgun sequence, one genomic window encodes:
- the LOC127415699 gene encoding jun dimerization protein 2-like — translation MQRESFHKRAERSNNHELVAKKQTTMMPGQIPDPMVTAGSLPSVGPLAGIPATTLTDQLKLAELYRIGAVLSPLSILNRHAKRPLSVIKGEIDDDDERKKRRREKNKVAAARCRNRKKERTDYLQKESERLETLNSELKSQIEELKSERQQLIVMLNLHRPTCIVRTDSVKTPEGDEHIMDQLAEQSD, via the exons ATGCAACGCGAATCATTCCACAAACGGGCTGAACGGTCGAACAATCACGAACtcgttgcaaaaaaacaaacaa CAATGATGCCTGGTCAAATCCCTGATCCCATGGTTACGGCCGGTTCTCTGCCCAGTGTCGGCCCATTGGCTGGCATTCCCGCCACCACTCTCACAGACCAGCTGAAACTAGCCGAACTCTACAGAATAGGCGCTGTTCTGTCTCCTCTCAGCATCCTAAACAGACACGCCAAGAGACCACTGAGTGTCATCAAGGGTGAG ATAGATGACGATGACGAACGCAAAAAAAGAAGGcgagaaaaaaataaagttgcaGCCGCTCGCTGTCGGaacagaaagaaggaaagaacaGACTATCTCCAGAAG GAGTCAGAGCGGCTGGAGACGTTGAACTCAGAGCTGAAATCTCAGATTGAGGAGCTGAAATCAGAGAGACAGCAACTCATTGTGATGCTCAACCTCCATCGGCCCACCTGCATCGTCCGCACAGACAGCGTGAAAACCCCCGAGGGTGACGAACACATCATGGATCAACTCGCAGAGCAGTCCGACTGA
- the LOC127415669 gene encoding protein c-Fos-like → MMFTSLNADCDASSRCSTASPSGESVAYYPPQEFTDLSVSSASFVPTVTAISSCPDLQWMVQPMSSSVAPSNCGARSYTPSPSPYPKMRVTGTKSLSSNKRTRTEQLSPEDEEKKRVRRERNKMAAAKCRNRRRELTDTLQAETDKLEDEKSTLQNDIASLLKEKERLEFILAAHKPICKIPSGADIHFPKPSVSPITSESVPEILSVTTSGVSTPSKPAATSSSTSLFSSTPSTDSFNSTVRISDLEPSLEESLELLAKAEMETARSVPDVDLSSSLYTQDWEPLYTPANNDLEPLCTPVVTCTPVCTTYTSSFMFTYPENDIFPTHRRGSNDQSSDSLNSPTLLTL, encoded by the exons ATGATGTTTACCAGCCTTAACGCCGATTGTGACGCGTCTTCCCGGTGCAGCACGGCGTCACCGAGCGGCGAGAGCGTCGCGTATTACCCGCCTCAG GAGTTCACGGACCTGAGCGTCTCAAGTGCCTCTTTCGTTCCGACTGTCACGGCGATCTCTTCATGCCCGGACCTGCAGTGGATGGTTCAGCCTATGAGTTCATCTGTGGCGCCCTCCAACTGCGGAGCTCGATCTTACACCCCGAGCCCGAGCCCTTACCCCAAAATGAGGGTCACTGGAACTAAGTCCCTGAGTTCAAACAAGAGAACCAGAACTGAACAG CTCTCCCCAGAGGATGAGGAAAAGAAAAGAGTCCGCCGTGAACGCAACAAGATGGCCGCAGCAAAATGCCGCAACCGAAGACGAGAACTCACTGATACTCTGCAAGCT GAAACAGACAAACTCGAGGATGAGAAATCCACCCTCCAAAATGACATCGCTAGCCTTCTCAAAGAGAAGGAGAGGTTGGAGTTCATCCTCGCTGCACACAAACCCATCTGCAAGATCCCCTCAGGGGCCGATATCCACTTCCCCAAGCCGTCCGTCTCTCCCATCACCTCTGAATCAGTCCCGGAGATCCTCAGTGTTACTACCTCAGGAGTTTCCACACCAAGTAAACCAGCTGCAACCTCTTCTAGCACCTCGCTGTTTTCTAGCACACCCTCCACTGACAGCTTCAACTCGACGGTGAGGATCTCAGACCTGGAGCCCTCACTGGAAGAGTCTCTGGAGCTCTTGGCTAAAGCAGAGATGGAGACCGCTCGCTCGGTTCCTGATGTGGACCTGTCTAGCTCTTTGTACACCCAAGACTGGGAGCCACTCTACACGCCGGCTAATAACGACCTGGAGCCCCTTTGCACACCTGTCGTCACCTGCACCCCAGTCTGCACTACGTATACGTCTTCCTTTATGTTTACCTACCCAGAAAATGACATCTTCCCCACCCACCGGAGGGGCAGCAACGACCAGTCATCCGACTCCCTGAATTCTCCAACCCTCCTCACGCTTTAA
- the LOC127415675 gene encoding protein c-Fos-like isoform X1: MPKNTSSYRSVCQVSAEEQLHTSAAQMKDTQKAGIVKDECPKTDAADGPFVPTVTAVASAPDLKWMVLSTDISSVSPCKTARHERPQSSWHSTDKQASRKIFSGRRKWVKDQLSPEEEERKRIRRERNKLAAAKCRNRRRELTNSLQAETDSLEEDKAALQSEIASLLKEKESLEHILSAHKPHCKLKEETAGETEEQIQAQEEQTPLQAPNTTPEHNQVPTSPQQPDPTSAAIFGDSDVLLCSSVIEVEPYIDMRDVTMEDISNVIDSGDDMDLLVPDIDLSSSLGLSEWETLYMSMGGGLEPISSPTCSPTCSSSNAVPVFNFNNADLEKHDSNKESLSKSNASKEVLMTL, from the exons ATGCCCAAAAACACATCCTCGTACCGGAGTGTTTGTCAGGTGTCTGCAGAAGAACAGCTGCACACATCAGCCGCTCAGATGAAGGATACGCAG AAGGCAGGTATTGTAAAGGACGAGTGTCCAAAGACAGATGCAGCCGATGGTCCCTTTGTTCCAACGGTCACTGCTGTAGCTTCAGCTCCAGATCTGAAGTGGATGGTTCTGTCCACTGACATCTCTTCAGTGTCACCCTGCAAAACTGCAAGACACGAGAGACCACAGAGCTCATGGCACTCCACAGATAAACAAGCTTCTCGAAAGATCTTCTCTGGCCGGAGAAAATGGGTGAAAGATCAG cttTCTCCAGAGGAAGAGGAGAGGAAGAGAATCAGAAGAGAAAGGAATAAACTTGCAGCTGCAAAGTGCAGAAATCGCAGACGAGAACTAACCAACAGTCTCCAAGCT GAAACTGATAGCCTTGAGGAAGACAAGGCAGCACTGCAGTCTGAGATTGCTAGTCttttaaaagagaaagaaagtctCGAACACATTCTTTCTGCTCACAAACCCCACTGTAAACTAAAGGAGGAGACAGCTGGGGAGACCGAGGAACAAATCCAAGCCCAGGAGGAGCAGACACCCCTTCAGGCCCCCAACACCACCCCAGAACATAATCAGGTGCCCACCTCTCCCCAGCAGCCCGACCCCACCAGCGCTGCGATCTTCGGGGACTCCGACGTCCTTCTGTGTTCCAGTGTCATTGAGGTGGAACCCTACATTGATATGAGGGATGTGACCATGGAAGACATTAGCAATGTGATAGACAGTGGTGATGACATGGATTTGTTAGTGCCAGACATCGATTTAAGTAGCTCTTTGGGCTTGAGCGAATGGGAAACCCTGTATATGTCCATGGGAGGTGGGTTAGAACCCATAAGCTCCCCTACATGTAGCCCGACCTGTAGCAGCAGCAACGCTGTACCTGTTTTCAACTTCAACAATGCAGATTTAGAGAAACATGACAGTAACAAAGAGAGTTTGAGTAAATCTAATGCATCCAAAGAAGTCTTGATGACTTTATGA
- the LOC127415691 gene encoding transmembrane emp24 domain-containing protein 10-like produces the protein MRGVRAQAQSETRPGPAAQWSDQLIMARISVFSLLLIPVLIQSVVSISFYLPVRSRKCLREEIHKDVLVTGEYEISEQPNTKTNLKITDSSGHILYSKEDATKGKFAFTTEDYDMFEVCFESKSPMGTGRVPDQQINLDMKHGVEAKNYEEIAKVEKLKPLEVELRRLEDLSESIVNDFAYMKKREEEMRDTNESTNMRVLYFSIFSMCCLIGLATWQVFYLRRFFKAKKLIE, from the exons ATGCGTGGAGTAAGAGCGCAGGCGCAGAGTGAAACGCGTCCGGGGCCTGCAGCACAGTGGAGCGATCAGCTCATCATGGCGCGGATCAGTGTGTTTTCTCTTTTGCTCATACCGGTTTTGATTCAGTCTGTCGTGTCGATCTCATTCTATCTGCCGGTGCGCAGCAGAAAGTGTCTGCGGGAGGAGATCCATAAAGATGTGCTCGTTACCGGAGAATACGAGATCAGCGAGCAGCCCAACACGAAAACCAACCTGAAG ATCACAGACTCCTCTGGACACATCCTCTACTCGAAAGAAGATGCGACCAAAGGCAAGTTTGCCTTCACCACAGAGGACTATGATATGTTTGAAGTGTGCTTTGAAAGCAAATCGCCCATGG GAACTGGAAGAGTTCCGGACCAGCAGATCAACTTAGACATGAAGCACGGTGTTGAGGCCAAAAATTAtgaagag ATTGCCAAGGTAGAGAAACTGAAGCCCCTGGAGGTGGAGCTCCGTCGGTTGGAGGACCTTTCTGAGTCCATCGTCAATGATTTTGCCTACATGAAGAAGAGAGAGGAGGAGATGAGAGATACTAATG AGTCCACCAACATGCGTGTGCTGTACTTCAGCATCTTTTCCATGTGCTGTCTCATTGGTCTGGCCACGTGGCAGGTGTTCTACCTGCGCCGTTTCTTCAAGGCTAAGAAGCTCATTGAATAA
- the LOC127415675 gene encoding protein c-Fos-like isoform X2: MPKNTSSYRSVCQVSAEEQLHTSAAQMKDTQAGIVKDECPKTDAADGPFVPTVTAVASAPDLKWMVLSTDISSVSPCKTARHERPQSSWHSTDKQASRKIFSGRRKWVKDQLSPEEEERKRIRRERNKLAAAKCRNRRRELTNSLQAETDSLEEDKAALQSEIASLLKEKESLEHILSAHKPHCKLKEETAGETEEQIQAQEEQTPLQAPNTTPEHNQVPTSPQQPDPTSAAIFGDSDVLLCSSVIEVEPYIDMRDVTMEDISNVIDSGDDMDLLVPDIDLSSSLGLSEWETLYMSMGGGLEPISSPTCSPTCSSSNAVPVFNFNNADLEKHDSNKESLSKSNASKEVLMTL, encoded by the exons ATGCCCAAAAACACATCCTCGTACCGGAGTGTTTGTCAGGTGTCTGCAGAAGAACAGCTGCACACATCAGCCGCTCAGATGAAGGATACGCAG GCAGGTATTGTAAAGGACGAGTGTCCAAAGACAGATGCAGCCGATGGTCCCTTTGTTCCAACGGTCACTGCTGTAGCTTCAGCTCCAGATCTGAAGTGGATGGTTCTGTCCACTGACATCTCTTCAGTGTCACCCTGCAAAACTGCAAGACACGAGAGACCACAGAGCTCATGGCACTCCACAGATAAACAAGCTTCTCGAAAGATCTTCTCTGGCCGGAGAAAATGGGTGAAAGATCAG cttTCTCCAGAGGAAGAGGAGAGGAAGAGAATCAGAAGAGAAAGGAATAAACTTGCAGCTGCAAAGTGCAGAAATCGCAGACGAGAACTAACCAACAGTCTCCAAGCT GAAACTGATAGCCTTGAGGAAGACAAGGCAGCACTGCAGTCTGAGATTGCTAGTCttttaaaagagaaagaaagtctCGAACACATTCTTTCTGCTCACAAACCCCACTGTAAACTAAAGGAGGAGACAGCTGGGGAGACCGAGGAACAAATCCAAGCCCAGGAGGAGCAGACACCCCTTCAGGCCCCCAACACCACCCCAGAACATAATCAGGTGCCCACCTCTCCCCAGCAGCCCGACCCCACCAGCGCTGCGATCTTCGGGGACTCCGACGTCCTTCTGTGTTCCAGTGTCATTGAGGTGGAACCCTACATTGATATGAGGGATGTGACCATGGAAGACATTAGCAATGTGATAGACAGTGGTGATGACATGGATTTGTTAGTGCCAGACATCGATTTAAGTAGCTCTTTGGGCTTGAGCGAATGGGAAACCCTGTATATGTCCATGGGAGGTGGGTTAGAACCCATAAGCTCCCCTACATGTAGCCCGACCTGTAGCAGCAGCAACGCTGTACCTGTTTTCAACTTCAACAATGCAGATTTAGAGAAACATGACAGTAACAAAGAGAGTTTGAGTAAATCTAATGCATCCAAAGAAGTCTTGATGACTTTATGA